Part of the Cyanobacteria bacterium QS_8_64_29 genome is shown below.
CAGCAGCGACAGCGACAGGCCCTCAACCAGCGAGGGCAAAACGAAGGCATCGGCCGCCTGCAGGATCTCGATGCGGCGCTGCTCCTCCGCGATCGAGCCCAGCCAAATCACGCCTTGCTCGGGGCCGTAAAAGGACTGCAACGAGGAGGCCAGCGGGCCGTCCCCCACTAGGGCCAGCTTGCTGCCCTCTGCAGCCATCTCGCACTGCTTCCAGGCGCGCAGCAGGGCCTCAACGTTTTTCTCGGCTGAGATGCGCCCCTGATAGACGAACAACCGCTGCGCCTGCAGCTCCGTTTTGGCCCCGGAGCGACCGGGACAGTACTTATCAACTTCAACGCCATTGGGAATGACGGCTAGTTTCCCAGCGGGCACGCCCAAGCGCTCCAGCAGGTCCCGCTGCAGGCGCGAGAACACGATCACCCCATCGTAATGGGCCAAAAACGGGGCATAGAGTTGGTAGGTCAGCAGTTGCGTGCTGGATTTGAGGTTGCGGATCTTGTTGTCAAAGGGCGAGTGGAAGGTCGCGACCAGCGGAATGTTGAGCGACTGGCAGATCTCGGGCAGGCGAAAGTCGAGCGGCGAGAGCGTTAGCGAGGCATGAACCAAGTCGGGCTGCAAGCGCTGCAGCGCTTGCGCCAGGATTTTGCTCGATCGCGGGGTGGGGATGGTAAACGCCTGCGATTTGTAAAGAAACGGCAGCGCAACTTCCGGGCAGTCGGGCCAGTGCTCCGAGCGCGAGGCTTGTTGGGCAAAGTGCAGGAAGCTGACGCGGTAGCCGCGCTCGAGCAATGCATTGGTGATCTTGCGGTTGTAGGTGACATTGCCGCAAAAGGGCGACTTTTTTCCCAGCCAAGCAACATGCATGCGACGGCGCTGACGCAACGGTCAGGGTAACGCGCTACAGCGCAGGACCAGACGCTAGCCCTGGCTGGCTAGCTGGCTGGTAGCTTATCAGTTCGCTCGGTCCCTACCGTTAGGTTCCGCGGCAGTCGCTGCTTCTGCAACAGAACTATACCAACTCAAGCCCCCGCCTGCGATGGCAATGGCTGCCAAGCTCAGCAAGACGGCCTGCAAGCCCCAGACGGCTTCCGCAACGCCGGCCACGGCCAGGGGCAAGCTGAGGGCAATGTTAACGGCGTTGTTTTGCAGGCCGAAGACTTTGCCGCGCATGGCTTCTGGCGTTTCGGCCTGAATGGTGGTTTGCATGGGAATGCCCACAAAGGCCGCAAACAAGCCCAGCAAGGTGGTTGCGGCCAGGGCGGCCTCAAGCTGCTGGGTGGCAGCCGCCAGCCCCAGTAGCGAGCCGGCAACGCCCACCGAGCCCACGGCGCTGAGCGCGTGGCGCGGGAAGCGCTGCCCCCACCGGCCGACAATGACGGCACCTCCTGCCATTCCCAGGCCGCCGGCTGCCAGCACAAAGCCAAACTGCGATGCCTTCAACTGCGGGAGCTGCTCGGCCAGACTGACGGCCAAAACTGCCAAAGCGGCAAAAATGCAAAACAGCACCACCAGCTGAATCATGGCGTTGCGCACCCGGGCATTGCTGCCCAGGTAGCGGACGCCTTCCCAGATATCGCTCAACACCTGCGAGTGCGCTCCAACCGTTGCTGCCGCGCGCTCCTCGGTTTTGAGCAACAGCAACAGCACCCCCGCCAGCGCGTAGGCGCCGCCCACGACGAGCTCTTTGACGAACTCCCAGTTCAGGCCCAACAGGGTCGCCAAGCGCTCGGTTAGGGCCAGCAACGGCTCGCCCACGGCAAAGCCCACGATCAGCGAGGCCATCATGGTGGTGGTGTAGAGCGAGTTCGCCGGTAGCAAGTGCTGGCGCTCTACCAACAGCGGGATGGCGGTCTGCTCGGCAGGCGCAAAGAATTGCGTCAGGGTCGACACGGCAAAGGTCACCGCCAGCAGCAGCCAGAACCCAGCGGGCCAACCCAACCACGGCGCCCCATCTTGCAGCAGCCACAGCCCCAGCGGAATGGCCATGACCAATCCACCGCGCAGCAGGTTGGTGGCGACCAAAACCCCCTTTTTCGACCAGCGATCGACGTAGACGCCCGCCAGCGACCCGAACAAAACC
Proteins encoded:
- a CDS encoding glycosyltransferase; amino-acid sequence: MHVAWLGKKSPFCGNVTYNRKITNALLERGYRVSFLHFAQQASRSEHWPDCPEVALPFLYKSQAFTIPTPRSSKILAQALQRLQPDLVHASLTLSPLDFRLPEICQSLNIPLVATFHSPFDNKIRNLKSSTQLLTYQLYAPFLAHYDGVIVFSRLQRDLLERLGVPAGKLAVIPNGVEVDKYCPGRSGAKTELQAQRLFVYQGRISAEKNVEALLRAWKQCEMAAEGSKLALVGDGPLASSLQSFYGPEQGVIWLGSIAEEQRRIEILQAADAFVLPSLVEGLSLSLLEAMSCGVACLATDAGADGEVLEEGAGIILSTQRVMAQLKALLPACREHPELTNLLGDKGRQRVLERYTLSQNITQLERLYTQVVEAKRARLESRV
- a CDS encoding arabinose efflux permease, whose protein sequence is MATSPTQQTDPNTAANSLAETEGVGDPANTLAEETTPTLPTAGGGFLPVLKNTRFLILWLGQVFSQLADKVYLVLAVALITSHFQQPEDRIGSWVSAVMIAFTIPAVLFGSLAGVYVDRWSKKGVLVATNLLRGGLVMAIPLGLWLLQDGAPWLGWPAGFWLLLAVTFAVSTLTQFFAPAEQTAIPLLVERQHLLPANSLYTTTMMASLIVGFAVGEPLLALTERLATLLGLNWEFVKELVVGGAYALAGVLLLLLKTEERAAATVGAHSQVLSDIWEGVRYLGSNARVRNAMIQLVVLFCIFAALAVLAVSLAEQLPQLKASQFGFVLAAGGLGMAGGAVIVGRWGQRFPRHALSAVGSVGVAGSLLGLAAATQQLEAALAATTLLGLFAAFVGIPMQTTIQAETPEAMRGKVFGLQNNAVNIALSLPLAVAGVAEAVWGLQAVLLSLAAIAIAGGGLSWYSSVAEAATAAEPNGRDRAN